From the uncultured Methanomethylovorans sp. genome, the window TCCTGCAAATATCTCATCAAACCTGTCTCTAAGCTGCAAGACTTTTTTATGGATCAATTTCATTGTTTTCTTGGGAGAATCACCAATTATTTCTTTCGATTTCACACCAGCATCTATCATCCTGTGAACAGTACCCACTCTCACACTGAAGAATTCGTCCAGGTTGGATGAGAATATGCCCAAGAACTTCAGACGCTCCAACAATGGCAACGAAGGATCTGCCGCCTCCTGCAATACTCTTTCATTAAACGAAAGCCAGCTTATTTCACGATTAATAAATTTTATTATTTTTTCTTTCATCTGGATCACAATATCCAATTGTGTTTGGTTTGAACCTTTCAATTGCAACTTTGTCCAAAACCAGGCTACAACCTTCTAATAGTGATTTTGAAAAGATGCTGTATCAAATATTGATCCAACGTATAATAGCTTTTTAGAAATATTATATATAGTCACATTTACTCATACATGGGCTATATACTCGCCAAACCAAGAGTAGTTTTCAATTCATATATATTGAAGAAACTACATCTGACAAGCGAATTCCGAAATTTGGGTCCATTATCTTAGACCATAATTTTGGAAAAGTCTCAAGCAACATGCCAATCTCATCTCTGCGATAAGCAAGGTAATTCTCTATCCCTATATCTATCACCATGGCAGTCTCTTTTTCTGACTTCTCATTTTCCACAATGCCCCATTTTCCGTACTTGAGATAGTTCTCTAGTAATTCCGTAGCTACTACTGCATCGTGGATATCTCCAAGGTTATCTTGCAATGCCTTAAGGTCTTTGATTAGGCTTATGGTATCTTCTCCCATAACCTCCTCGAAGAACTCCAGCGTGTACCTTAGGATTTTTAGATCTATGCGTAAAGAGTGCAACATTTCATAAGAGATTTCACCTGAGTCGAGTAAATCATCATATGTCCTCACCGTAGCAAGTTGATTATACAACAAAAGAGGCAATACATCTCTTACTTTGTTAGGAATGGGCCTACTATCTTTTCCCACATGGAAACCTTCCCATCCTCTCTTCTTTTCGAGAATTTTTGTAAACTTGAGCTTGAACTTATTGTATCTGTCACTATCAAGATGAAGAAGCATTATCCCCCTTGATTTATCTCTTTCTACCATAAGCGTTTCAATAAGTCCATCTAGTTCTGACTTTCTTTGTTCTGGAAGAGAGCCAATATAATGCTGTATCTTTTCCATGAATACATCCAGGTCTCTTACTGTGCCAAGGGATCTACGTGTGGTTTTTAAGTTCCTTAGATGTGGTTTCATTAATTCCATATCTAAATGACCATTGAATACCTGGAATACAGAACGCATGCGCATGGCTGCTACTCTCATATCATGCAATTCTTCTATATCCTTACCTATCATTGTACCCCTTTCGTGTTTAAGCATCCGTCCAAAATGGAACCTAAGAATCTTGCGAGCAGCTTCCTGCATGTAGTCATCCTGTCTTATATCAGTTTTTTTCATTGCCGAAACACTTTCTATTTCTTTACTTTTTACTTCCATATCAGTATCTATAACCGGTGGAATTGATTGTGTTTCTTCTGCTGCAGGGTTATGCTCATAATCAGAATCTTTAATAGTGAAAGCATCGGAAATTCTATCATTGGCAGTAGTTTTGGTTGTTGGGCCAACATCATCTGATTCTGGGTATGTTTCGTTCAGTACTTCTATCTTCATTTCTACCAACGATCCAACAAGATCAGCATTAATCTCTTCAGTTTGGTCCAAGAAAAGGTCTGCATTAGTTTGAGAGATGTCTTGATTGGATAAAGAGGCGTTCCACATATGGAATTCGCTCGGAGGATATAATATCTGAGAAAACATCATGCTACCCACAGCTGCAGTTAATTGGCCTTCCCCAAAGAATATATTGTTATCACTCTCACTGTTTTCTATCCGTGCCTTACAATTCATAGGAACATAAATGCTCTTCAATTGCTGCAACAAAACATTGCAAGCTAGCAGAAAGATACCTGCAGCATAAGCAAGTATTACATATGCTACTTTCGGATAAAACCAAGTATCGGGATAAAAAAGAATAAAACCAAGAATTCCTGAAGCAGATAGTATGAAGCCAAGCAACATAATAAATTTGGATTCCAGTTCCAAGGAAAACAGCATGTTCAGGCCTGCCAGAGCACCTAGGATTCCTATACCCGTAAATCCTAAGGATATGATGATTTGATTCGGTTCAGAAAATCGGTTGATGTTTTCAAATATTGCATATATAATTGCAACTGCTACACAGATCAAACTGAAAATGATATCAAAAGCCGAAAACCATTTTAAGCCCTTCCCCTCTTTGTCCATAAGTAATTCTCTGCTTTCAAATAAATAAATCTTTTCGCATGAATAAAATAGGGGGATCTTTATAGGAAGTACATGGCGAAGGTTTCTGCCTTTACCTCACAAACTATCTACTTCATGTTTCCTTTAACTCTATGCTTCTTTGTCCTGTTCCTGAAGGCCTTAATAGGTGCACAGTCTACGTTGAAAATAGATAATTTACATAGAACCTTAATTTCAATAACTTATTCTGCAGAGCTGGAATCTCAAACCCTGAAAAATGCCTTTAGCCTCGAAAATAAAGATACTTTCTTCTCCATGTTTACTTTATAGCCATTTGTCATAAAAGCCGAAGATTGACCTTCTGAGATTCTTTTTATCAATTCAATTGGATTCCCAAGAATTATGACATTATCCGAATAATCTCTATCTTGCAATGCGAGAATATTTGAGGTTGGCGTTTCTAAAGAGTCAGAACCAGTTGTTTTATCATTACTTAGTAAACGACTATGACGAACATTTTGTTTCTGTTCTTGAACTGTGACGGTATTCATTATATTCTACCATAAAAAGCCATGCGGGTATTATACATAAATTTGATGTATATACATTTTATAGATATATGTAGTTTAAATAATCTTCAGATGAAAGATTATTTTCACATAAAAATGTGTAATTTTCTTGACTGAAAAATGGCAAAATCGTTTTTAGATTATGAAATATAAACTCACCAAATGAATAATTATATCTTTAAAACTGAATATATATAGATAATTTTTATATCAATATATTTGCTTCTAATACCATAATCAATTTATGAAAAATAGAGGAAGCAAATATGTTTGGATATATTCATAAAAAACTCAATAAAGGGTTTGGCTTGCATAAGTGGTCTAAATCCCGCCACATCATGCTAACAAATATGTTATTCTTTTTTATCCAAAAAATTGTTATTTCAATAAGTATCTTTTTGAAAAACTCCATTCAATTCATCGTTAAACATAAATATTTCACATGTGCAAATAAAATAAGTTATTATATTCTTATGCTTTCAGTTTTGACCGTATGCTTTTCAATTACCGCATGTGGAATATCCTCTGCAGCGACCGTTTATGTCGGTACAAGCAGCACAAGCGGAACTGTAAACTACCAATGTGACGGAGCAAATGACCATGTTGAAATTAACAAAGCTCTCGCATATATAGACAGCCAGGGTGGTGGCACTGTATATTTGCGAGGTCCTAATACATACTGGATAGACAGCACTCTTAATGTCGGTGCTAATACAATACTTACGGGTGACTCTACTGCTGAAATAAAACTAGTTGCAAATGCCGGCTGGTCCACTGATATGCCTATGATAGCAAACATTGGAACTGATGGAGATATCACAATCAAAGGTTTTACTATAGATGGAAACAGTGCTAATCAGGGTACATCCCTGGGAGCTGGATATTACAATATGATGGCTTTTGACGGCGGTAATAACATCGAAGTGTCTGATATGCGTCTTGAATGGGGATGCGGTGATGGATTACAGGTAAGGAAAGCCAGTAACATTAAATTCACTAACAATGATGTGTATAAGCTAGGCCACGATGCCCTCTATGCTCTTGGATGCAGCAATGTCGAATTCGCTTACAATACTGTTTTCACACGAACAAATAGTGCATGCAGATATTCAGATGGTAATACAGGTTCTACTATCCATGACAATCTGATATATGCGTCCAATTCCGGTGATTCTACAGGGCCTGCAATTCAGATAGGAACGTCTTCTACATCCAACTGCGTGTTTGATGATATTGAAATCTACAACAATCGCATCCAGAGTATCAAAGGTGCAGGTATCTGGATGTCTGCAAACTATCAGGATAATGTAATCCATGCCAAGGATGTATACATCCACCATAATATCTTTACAAATGTTGGACAATACTCCACTAACACTGGTTTTAGTAACACTGCCATTGTTTTGGGTGATTTTGACAATACTATCATTGAGAACAACGTCTTTGATGATGGCGGACATGCTGCTGTAAAGTATTTCCTGAGGTCAGGAAGACGCCAGCAACAGACTCAATTCACAACTTATGTCAGGAACAACATAATAATGAACAGTGATGGCGTTTCATCTGTCACTGGGTCAGGTGTGGGAATATGGAATACCAATCCAACTTACTCTAAGTTTGTAGTCCAGAACAACGACATATACAACAACAAAAATGGTCAAACCTATGGTAGCGGCTTTACGATGAGCAACAACCTTAATGTTGATCCATCATGCGTTGATTCAACCAGTTCAAGCGCTGGATCTCGTGACTACCATCTTAAGAGCAAAGCAGGTCACTATTCAAGCGGAAAGTGGGTTGCAGATTCAGCATCCAGTACGTTAATAGACGCAGGATATTCTAAATCATCCTACAGCAGTGAACCTTCCCCCAATGGAGGAGTGGTCAATATCGGCAGATATGGTAACACTGCACAGGCATCCAAGAGTGGTTCAGCTGTTTCAAATACGGTAGATGCTGAACCAGTTGCCAATGCAGGCTCCGACAAGACTGCAACAGTAGGTTCATCTGTTATCTTTGATGGTAGCTCCTCCACAGACGATAAGGGCATTTCCTCTTATTCATGGGACTTTGATGTTTCAAATGGTATCACCTCTGAAGCTGCCGGCAAAACAGCCACAAAGACATTTACAACTGCAGGAACGTATATTGTGACACTTACTGTCACCGATACAAGCGGGCAGAAATCGTTAGATACTTTGAAAGTAGTTGTGAGCTCTATGGCAGTAGCTTCAACAGGTTCTGTTACTCTTATGCCGACATATGACAATAGGTTACGTGAACTGTCTCCAACTACTGTTTATTCCGGTTCTAATTATATAGATATTGGAAAAAGTACAGGCATTAGCAGAGGTTTAATTTCTTTTGACCTGAGTTCATTCAAGACAACAGATACAATATCAAAGGCAATGCTTTCACTCTATTGGTATTATCCGGCAGGTAATACCCGTACATCCGATAGTATAGCTGAAATTTACAGGCCAGCTGCATGGGATCCAAATTATGTGAACTGGAATTATCGTGCTTCTGGCACTGCTTGGAACACTGCCGGAGGAAACTGGTACGATAAGAACGGCATTACCCAGGGAAGTACACCATATGCAACTCTTACGTTCCCTGCCAGCACAGTACCTGATAACAAATACTATGACTTTGATGTGACACAGCTTGTGCAGGAATATATAAGTGGCAAATACAAGAACACTGGTTTCTTCATCAAGGAAAAGACAGAAAGCGGAAATTATATTGCATTCTATAGTAACGAATGGTCTAACAATGGCCAGAAGCCGAAATTAATTATTACAACTTCAGCTGTTACAAATCAAGTGGATAATGTACCTGTAGCTAATGCGGGTTCAGATAAGGCAGCTACTATAGATTCTGTGGTTAGCTTTGACGGCAGTGCTTCCACTGATGATAAAGGAATAGCCCTTTATTCATGGGATTTTGATGCGTCAAATGGTATAACGTCTGAAGCAACAGGACAAACAGCTACTAAAACATATACCAATGCAGGCGAATATACCGTAACTCTCATAGTTACAGACACCAGCGGACAGAGATCCACAGACACATTAAAAGTGTCTATTACCGATTCGGCAACTTCTGGAGATAATCCACCTATTGCAAATGCAGGTTCCGATAAGACGGTTTCTGTGGGATCCACAGTTAGCTTCTCCGGTAGCCTGTCTACGGATGATGTCGGTATCGTTTCATACAAATGGGATTTTGATGCGTCAAATGGTGTAAGCACTGAAGCAACGGGTATGAAAGCTACTAAGAAATATACAAAAGCAGGCACATATACCGTAACCTTGATTGTCATTGATTCAAAAGGACAGAAGGATCTAGATACTTTGACGGTGAGCGTAAAATAATTCGCTCACTTCATTTTTACCCATATTGGTAAGTTTTGCTACATACTCTAAATATTCTATTTTTTTAGGGTCCTTTCAAAATAGAAATCATTTCTAGGATTAGGAGAACTTATTTTCTCTATCTTAGTATCAATCCGTACTCCCCAATCAAATGTACCTCACAAAATAAAGTTATATTTCATTTTAGTCTCAATTATTGTCTTATTTCTCTTTTAGTGTTATATTTTTGTCCTCTATTAATTTGGACTTGGATATTTAAAAAAACAGTAACAATAGCCTGTATGTCAATGGCTACCCATTAAAGGATTGTTAATGCACTATTTTTGGATTAGGGTTCAATAAATCCTTATTTACATAATTAATCAAATATCAAGATGTATTTTTTATGGAGGACCTTTTATTGACTACTTACGGCTAAAAATAGCCTCAGTACATCCTCCATTTGAATGTTAGTTCAAAAGGACCCTAATTTTTTGTAATGGGCAATAAGCAACGATCGATAGACAATAGCATTTAGGGAGCATTCTCAAAGAGAAACAGTAAAAAAAGAACAATGCAGATAGTTTTACTTATTCTTATTGAGTTCTGAACTTATGTTAATGGACATTTCCGCTATATCGGCACTATATTCAGAAATTCTCATAAGGCTTTCTCTAATGACATCCATTTGCATAGGGGAGCAGTGAGGCGCTTCCTGCTCATGGTTTATTACAGTATAACCCTCAAACCTTCTTGCAGAATTGACTACTTTATTGGAGTAATTAATGTTATTTTCGTCAAGTGCCCTGAAAGAGTCTGAGAAAACCTTCTGTACAAAAGCACCCATTGCAAAAATATCATCTTTTTCAGGAACTATAGCATCCATAATAATGATCTGTTGTGCTATTCTCTCCACATGATCCCCTATACGTTCGATGATCTTTGTGACAAGCCTGTAACTGAGGCATTGGCGGGGCCTTTCTATGCCTATCTTCTCTGCAACTTTTGGATCTTCCACTGCAACTTTCAGTTGCCTTACAGTAAGAAGATAAAATCTGTCAACTTCATTATCACGATTGATAATATCCTCTGCAAGTTCCAGATCATGCGTCTTAAGGGAAACCATAGCATCCTCAAGCATGGAATTAATTAACCTTGACATGTTCTGGAGAGCCTTTTTCAAAGGCAATTCCTGGTAATTCATCAGGCTTTGCAATAATATTTCGTTCCTTGATTCTTCAATGACCTCAATGCCAATCAGACGCTTGCGGGTCACATCTTTGAAGAACTTGCGATCCTGAGCATGGAAGCCTTTATTTGAAACAAGCCTGATGAGGTCATAACCGGCCAGATAATGCGATACAAGTATCCTGAAATTGTCCTCTGGCATGTCTTCAGATGAAATCTCCATGGTAGATTCCAGCTTCTTGTTTTCAGTGCTCATATTAGCAGACAGGATAAGAGTATAATCACTGCGCGGTATAAGTGTCAAAGAATCACCGTGGCTAAGATTGCACTCTCTTATCCATTTAATAGGCAAAGAGACAATATAGGTAGAGCCGCCTGTTAGCTGTATCTTCCTCTGTTCGTAGTCTATGTCAATACACTCCATGTATAGTGGATATGTTTATAAGTTAAGCAGAATCTCCAATTATGCAATATGAAGCATAAATCATAAACTTACTTTATGACTATAGCTCCTGAAACATCGCTCAGTCTGGAAACCATGCCAGTATCGTCAATCAGTTTTAGGTCAATGGTAAGATTAGATGTGTTATTGGGGTTAGATCTAACGATAATTCCAGATAGCTCAGAGGAATCGTTCGTACTGTTTACGGACCATTTGTAAGCAACTATATATCCATCAGTATCAAAAGAGCCTGATGCGTCAAGGATCAAATATGGTTGAAGCGTTCCATTCCTGTATTCTGTATAGTAGTTGACCTTTGCCATGGGTACTGGAGGAGTAAAGAATTTCTCGAAGGTATTGATATACGATGTCATTACCTTGATCTTTACCGGCTGGTTATTCTTTATAGATACTGGTTTCATGAATGGTTCCATTGATAAGTTATACTTGAGCGTGTAATTAGTATTGTTACCCAGGTTTCCTCCTGCAAGAGAACCGAACAAAGTGATAGTCCCTTCAGTAAGATCTAGATCAAAATCGCTTAGTGTCGCATTTATTGTATTATTGAATAACTGTGTTTTAACAATGGATTCCGGAAAAGCAGAAAGAGAATATATTTCACGAATGTTATTATTAAGCGGTATAGTATAGTTCTGGCTTGTATTATTCCATCCGGATGTGCTTATCTTTTCGCTTGACAGAATTGTGATATTAGAGAAATTGAGGCAGATACCAACTGTTTTCTGTGCAGGGATCTTAATCATCCTATTATAATTGTACACTACAGGATAGCTTCCCTCTTTTTCTATCACATTTGAGTTATTATATACCATGAAATTAGTTGCATAGGCATCGTTAAAACTAATGCCTTTGATCAATGAGTCTTCAGTGTTGAGATTAAGCAAAGTGAGTTTAGCGCTCCCCCACTGAGAAGTATTTTCGTTTATCGCGGGCTGTATAGATACTATCTTTATATCCTCATTTGCAACTGTAATACGATATTCTTCTCGTTCCATGGCATCTTTCTGCATTGTAGAAACCATTACTGCTATGCCTGAAGCTACAGTAATGGTGATCAAAATCAACATTAGCGTACCGAATACGACTGTAACTGCGTTATCATCTTTGATACCAAGAAATCTCATCATACCAGCCATCTTTGATTTAGAAGAACCGGACAGATATATACCTTCCCTGCATATCATATATAGGAGTATGTAAATGATATAGATTAAATGATCCTATATAAACTAAAGATAACATTTTTAAGTAACATGCTTCGCCAGTAAGTAACCAATGCTTGCAAATCTTGGATTGGGCAATATACCCGGAAATACGGTACTTCTGGTAGAAGAAGACATGGGCAATATCAAGAGCGTTTTTGTGCAGATGGCAACACAGGAACTGCTTGGAGACATGAAAAAAATCATATATCTCTCTACTGCATCTTTAAATGACGAAATAAAAGGAAATGTATCTCTTATTACAGAAAGCAGCATAACAAATAATTTTATTTCAGTGGAATATTTTAATGATCTAAACTCATTGCTATGTTTATGCCAAAAAGCTGAAGCTAGGTGCAATCCAGATTCTGAGATAATACCAGAACCTGTACTTAGAGAGATCCTGAATGCTGATATATGCATTATCGACACTTTTTCTTATCTTTTCATGGATGAAGATATATGCATCATCAAAAGTGCACTGAGTTCTTTTGCTGCGATGAGCAGGAAAAATAATACAACTTTTTTGCTGCTCTCAGATATGGGAATCCTACCTGACCGTTCAGAGAAGATTATAAGAGCTATTGTAGATGTGATTATCCAGTTCAGAACAGAATACATGGGAAATAAAATAAATAGATATATAAACATCCCAAAAATGCCTGGTAGTCCCCCACTTAACAGGATGATACCTTTCAATGTTACAGGAAAAGGTATTACTATCGATACAAGAGAAAGAGTAGGGTAAACGGCCTTTTACAGGGGTTCCATTTCCCTTATACTCTTTTCCAACATGGCATGAAATATCTAGCAGTCCTTTGAGAAATGCAATAATTTCATGTATTCTTACCGGTTTTCGGAATCTTTATTACTGTTTCAGATAAGGCCTTTTCAAAACTTCCGTTCTATTTTTTATGTGCTCATGAACCACCTGAACCACCTACAACTTCGATCGTAGCTATAGCTGAACTTTTACCTTTTGTTGCTGTTACTGTATAATTACCGGGTGTTTCTCCTGGGGTAGGGGTAACTGATACTGTTCCATTTTCTCCTGACATAACACCTGAGATTATACCAGAGGGAGAGATTGTCATCTCCACATAAACTCCAGGAGTTTGCTTGCCAGAAAAATCAGTAACATTGAATACTAGGGGGTCCTGTATAGGAAGACCACCAAGAGCCTGTTGTCCATCGCCTGATACAAGTTTAATAGTGTACATTCCACCGCCAGCAGATAATATCAGAGTAACACAAGCAACATAACTTAAAGCTATAAGTACAGCTGAATGCTTCATACCATGCTTTATCTCTCCCTCTGTGATCATACCTACTATCAGACCCCCAAAAAGAGCATTAAGAATTATCATGTGGAAGAAACCACGTTCGAAGTTGATCTCGGAAAGACCATTGCCACCACCAAGCATTTCCAGTCCCACGCCCTGAATGAGAGGAAGTAGGGATGTTGAGAGAATGTATGCAAGAGCTACAATTATGCCTTGAGCCAGGTAAAAAATCACTATATACTGTTTGAGATTTGCTTCTTTGTCCTTTTCTATGGCTATTACCGTACGCATGTCTTCGGATGTCCTGAACAGCAGGTCCGCCACATTACCTCCGGTATATGCTGCCTGTACTACGATGTTGATATATTTTGACACTAGCTTACTGTTGATAGATCTTGCCATCCTGTGCATAGCATCCTCAAAAGAACTGCCCAGCAGCATGGCTGATGCTGCTTCCTGCACATTGGGAGCAATGGCACCCAGGTCCGTGGTCCTTGAAAGGGTAACCACACCCTTGACCGGATCTATACCACCGCGCATAAGCTCCGAAAGCTTGTAAAGGAACTCGCTGAATGCGACTTCTCTTCTATTCAGCAATTTTTTCTGAATATAAGAATCTAGGGAATAAGGAATTATGGCTATAAGCACTGCATATATCATTATATGGTCAAGATCATCCTTTGCTTCATCCTTCACATCCTCAGCAGCCACCGGCTCTTCAATTGGCGTCACATTTCCATTTTTAGCAGCTTCCTCAGTAGCCATGTCCTCTAAGAGCTGTTGATAGGCATCTTTCTTAGAATCCGCTTCTGTAGATTGACTTGTATCCTTTGTGGTCAATGTGTGACCTGTCAGCACTCCTGCAAGTACGATGCATATTGCCAAGAATACAGGAATTCCCAAGGTGATATACTCACGTTTTACATTGTACCTGACAGTAAGTACCTGAGCATACCTCTTAGTTATCAGCCGATATTTCTCAATATTAAGAGCCTTGAAACCTTTAAGATCAGGAGATGTCATATTGTGCTCCCCGAGTATTTCATTCCAACCAACACCAAAAAGAATATATTAATGAAAGGAAGCAGGAAATATACGAACATGTTGAAAAGCTGACGTGGAGTCGCTATGCCAAGTTCAATACCCAAGGCGCTGCCTACTACTATGAGCAGCACTACCATTACCACGCTCATGACCACTCCACTGAGATAGCCTTCACCATAAACTGCCAAAGAATCGACGAACTCTTTCTGGGTCCTCCAGCGCATTTCCATAAGTTCCTTGGTCTTCATTTCCAGGTATGTGCGTAAACCACCTCCCGCCTGCATGGAATTGGCAAGATCTATACATATCGCTCTGAACACCTCTGAGGAGGTATTACGTGTCAGGTGGTTCAGGGCAGAGACACCGTCCTCTCCCAGCACATCCACCCTGTACATGACCTTAGCAAACTCTGTGGAGATATCGCCGTAGTCTTCAATGGCAACTGTACGTATTACATCCATGGGAGAAGAACCTGCACTTGCAAGAATGGACATGTAACCTAAGGCAAAGGGCAGTTCTTGCTGGATATGCAGGTTCTTGCCCGATATCTGGTTATAGAGGATAAATGGGAAACCACTTACAGTAAGGCCGAAAGTGAGGAAGGTGAGCACGCTTATGTACACAAGAGGAGAGGCAGAATTCCAGAAAAGCAGCACTGAAATCACAAAAACCGCAAAGGAGGCGACAATGGCTGTCACAAGGGCAAGGGATATGAACATGCCGGGGGTCATCACCATGTCTGCCTGGTAAAGAGACTTTGCTATCTCCGGCTGAGGCTTGCGATCGACATACTTACCGAAACCATAGCAGAACATCTTGTATTGTTCCACATACTTATTGGAAGCGTTGTGCTGTAACTTACTCAGCACACCAGGGCCTGTTGCCTTTGGACTCATGCCTGAACTTCCTCCATTTGTGCATCCTTGTTTTTGGAGTATCTTCTGATGGCCCTTGCTACGTCCCTATAATCTGTTATGCCATCCCGCGCAAGTCCTGCCAGGAATTCCGCTCTCTGGTACATCTCTCTGGTAAGACTGTCAGAGTCGATACCAAATTCTTCGCTTATGTCTGCGAACATGGAACTGCTGCCGCTGAACTCATAGGTGTCGCTAACGGGGTCCCACTTGAATAT encodes:
- a CDS encoding CHAD domain-containing protein — protein: MDKEGKGLKWFSAFDIIFSLICVAVAIIYAIFENINRFSEPNQIIISLGFTGIGILGALAGLNMLFSLELESKFIMLLGFILSASGILGFILFYPDTWFYPKVAYVILAYAAGIFLLACNVLLQQLKSIYVPMNCKARIENSESDNNIFFGEGQLTAAVGSMMFSQILYPPSEFHMWNASLSNQDISQTNADLFLDQTEEINADLVGSLVEMKIEVLNETYPESDDVGPTTKTTANDRISDAFTIKDSDYEHNPAAEETQSIPPVIDTDMEVKSKEIESVSAMKKTDIRQDDYMQEAARKILRFHFGRMLKHERGTMIGKDIEELHDMRVAAMRMRSVFQVFNGHLDMELMKPHLRNLKTTRRSLGTVRDLDVFMEKIQHYIGSLPEQRKSELDGLIETLMVERDKSRGIMLLHLDSDRYNKFKLKFTKILEKKRGWEGFHVGKDSRPIPNKVRDVLPLLLYNQLATVRTYDDLLDSGEISYEMLHSLRIDLKILRYTLEFFEEVMGEDTISLIKDLKALQDNLGDIHDAVVATELLENYLKYGKWGIVENEKSEKETAMVIDIGIENYLAYRRDEIGMLLETFPKLWSKIMDPNFGIRLSDVVSSIYMN
- a CDS encoding disaggregatase related repeat-containing protein, which gives rise to MLSVLTVCFSITACGISSAATVYVGTSSTSGTVNYQCDGANDHVEINKALAYIDSQGGGTVYLRGPNTYWIDSTLNVGANTILTGDSTAEIKLVANAGWSTDMPMIANIGTDGDITIKGFTIDGNSANQGTSLGAGYYNMMAFDGGNNIEVSDMRLEWGCGDGLQVRKASNIKFTNNDVYKLGHDALYALGCSNVEFAYNTVFTRTNSACRYSDGNTGSTIHDNLIYASNSGDSTGPAIQIGTSSTSNCVFDDIEIYNNRIQSIKGAGIWMSANYQDNVIHAKDVYIHHNIFTNVGQYSTNTGFSNTAIVLGDFDNTIIENNVFDDGGHAAVKYFLRSGRRQQQTQFTTYVRNNIIMNSDGVSSVTGSGVGIWNTNPTYSKFVVQNNDIYNNKNGQTYGSGFTMSNNLNVDPSCVDSTSSSAGSRDYHLKSKAGHYSSGKWVADSASSTLIDAGYSKSSYSSEPSPNGGVVNIGRYGNTAQASKSGSAVSNTVDAEPVANAGSDKTATVGSSVIFDGSSSTDDKGISSYSWDFDVSNGITSEAAGKTATKTFTTAGTYIVTLTVTDTSGQKSLDTLKVVVSSMAVASTGSVTLMPTYDNRLRELSPTTVYSGSNYIDIGKSTGISRGLISFDLSSFKTTDTISKAMLSLYWYYPAGNTRTSDSIAEIYRPAAWDPNYVNWNYRASGTAWNTAGGNWYDKNGITQGSTPYATLTFPASTVPDNKYYDFDVTQLVQEYISGKYKNTGFFIKEKTESGNYIAFYSNEWSNNGQKPKLIITTSAVTNQVDNVPVANAGSDKAATIDSVVSFDGSASTDDKGIALYSWDFDASNGITSEATGQTATKTYTNAGEYTVTLIVTDTSGQRSTDTLKVSITDSATSGDNPPIANAGSDKTVSVGSTVSFSGSLSTDDVGIVSYKWDFDASNGVSTEATGMKATKKYTKAGTYTVTLIVIDSKGQKDLDTLTVSVK
- a CDS encoding phosphate uptake regulator PhoU — encoded protein: MECIDIDYEQRKIQLTGGSTYIVSLPIKWIRECNLSHGDSLTLIPRSDYTLILSANMSTENKKLESTMEISSEDMPEDNFRILVSHYLAGYDLIRLVSNKGFHAQDRKFFKDVTRKRLIGIEVIEESRNEILLQSLMNYQELPLKKALQNMSRLINSMLEDAMVSLKTHDLELAEDIINRDNEVDRFYLLTVRQLKVAVEDPKVAEKIGIERPRQCLSYRLVTKIIERIGDHVERIAQQIIIMDAIVPEKDDIFAMGAFVQKVFSDSFRALDENNINYSNKVVNSARRFEGYTVINHEQEAPHCSPMQMDVIRESLMRISEYSADIAEMSINISSELNKNK
- a CDS encoding ATPase domain-containing protein, whose product is MLANLGLGNIPGNTVLLVEEDMGNIKSVFVQMATQELLGDMKKIIYLSTASLNDEIKGNVSLITESSITNNFISVEYFNDLNSLLCLCQKAEARCNPDSEIIPEPVLREILNADICIIDTFSYLFMDEDICIIKSALSSFAAMSRKNNTTFLLLSDMGILPDRSEKIIRAIVDVIIQFRTEYMGNKINRYINIPKMPGSPPLNRMIPFNVTGKGITIDTRERVG
- a CDS encoding type II secretion system F family protein — translated: MTSPDLKGFKALNIEKYRLITKRYAQVLTVRYNVKREYITLGIPVFLAICIVLAGVLTGHTLTTKDTSQSTEADSKKDAYQQLLEDMATEEAAKNGNVTPIEEPVAAEDVKDEAKDDLDHIMIYAVLIAIIPYSLDSYIQKKLLNRREVAFSEFLYKLSELMRGGIDPVKGVVTLSRTTDLGAIAPNVQEAASAMLLGSSFEDAMHRMARSINSKLVSKYINIVVQAAYTGGNVADLLFRTSEDMRTVIAIEKDKEANLKQYIVIFYLAQGIIVALAYILSTSLLPLIQGVGLEMLGGGNGLSEINFERGFFHMIILNALFGGLIVGMITEGEIKHGMKHSAVLIALSYVACVTLILSAGGGMYTIKLVSGDGQQALGGLPIQDPLVFNVTDFSGKQTPGVYVEMTISPSGIISGVMSGENGTVSVTPTPGETPGNYTVTATKGKSSAIATIEVVGGSGGS
- a CDS encoding type II secretion system F family protein, with amino-acid sequence MSPKATGPGVLSKLQHNASNKYVEQYKMFCYGFGKYVDRKPQPEIAKSLYQADMVMTPGMFISLALVTAIVASFAVFVISVLLFWNSASPLVYISVLTFLTFGLTVSGFPFILYNQISGKNLHIQQELPFALGYMSILASAGSSPMDVIRTVAIEDYGDISTEFAKVMYRVDVLGEDGVSALNHLTRNTSSEVFRAICIDLANSMQAGGGLRTYLEMKTKELMEMRWRTQKEFVDSLAVYGEGYLSGVVMSVVMVVLLIVVGSALGIELGIATPRQLFNMFVYFLLPFINIFFLVLVGMKYSGSTI